In Mycteria americana isolate JAX WOST 10 ecotype Jacksonville Zoo and Gardens chromosome 5, USCA_MyAme_1.0, whole genome shotgun sequence, one DNA window encodes the following:
- the PIGH gene encoding phosphatidylinositol N-acetylglucosaminyltransferase subunit H isoform X2, which produces MEERRYRSASGAPIALRRRQHSASCRELAVRCPRLQLRSLSAVTSAVWLAAYGLFVLSENSMVLSAAIFITLIGLIVYLHFVKIDQESLLVIGSLGIQQKVIYYLCILLQDPGDPQGVSEVVPLFQSSKPRLDCLIEVYKSCQEILEQRKTAPQSSGIK; this is translated from the exons ATGGAGGAGCGGCGGTACCGCTCGGCCTCGGGGGCGCCCATCGCGCTGCGGCGCCGCCAGCACAGCGCCTCCTGCCGGGAGCTGGCCGTGCGCTGCCCCCGCCTGCAGCTGCGCTCGCTCAGCGCCGTCACCTCCGCCGTCTGGCTGGCGGCCTACGGCCTCTTCGTGCTCAGCGAG AACAGTATGGTGCTTTCTGCTGCTATCTTCATCACGTTAATCGGCCTGATCGTATACCTGCACTTTGTGAAAATTGACCAGGAATCTCTGTTGGTCATTGGCTCACTCGGCATTCAG CAAAAAGTTATCTACTACCTGTGCATCCTCCTCCAGGACCCTGGAGATCCTCAGGGAGTATCTGAGGTTGTGCCACTCTTTCAG AGCTCCAAGCCACGTCTGGACTGCTTGATAGAAGTGTACAAAAGTTGTCAAGAAATCctggagcagaggaagacagCTCCACAATCAAGTggaataaaatag
- the PIGH gene encoding phosphatidylinositol N-acetylglucosaminyltransferase subunit H isoform X1, translated as MEERRYRSASGAPIALRRRQHSASCRELAVRCPRLQLRSLSAVTSAVWLAAYGLFVLSENSMVLSAAIFITLIGLIVYLHFVKIDQESLLVIGSLGIQVTSSYASGKESTTFIEMGQVKDVVINEAIHMQKVIYYLCILLQDPGDPQGVSEVVPLFQSSKPRLDCLIEVYKSCQEILEQRKTAPQSSGIK; from the exons ATGGAGGAGCGGCGGTACCGCTCGGCCTCGGGGGCGCCCATCGCGCTGCGGCGCCGCCAGCACAGCGCCTCCTGCCGGGAGCTGGCCGTGCGCTGCCCCCGCCTGCAGCTGCGCTCGCTCAGCGCCGTCACCTCCGCCGTCTGGCTGGCGGCCTACGGCCTCTTCGTGCTCAGCGAG AACAGTATGGTGCTTTCTGCTGCTATCTTCATCACGTTAATCGGCCTGATCGTATACCTGCACTTTGTGAAAATTGACCAGGAATCTCTGTTGGTCATTGGCTCACTCGGCATTCAGGTGACTTCATCCTATGCTTCAGGGAAAGAGAGCACAACCTTCATTGAGATGGGTCAGGTGAAGGATGTGGTTATCAATGAAGCCATCCATATG CAAAAAGTTATCTACTACCTGTGCATCCTCCTCCAGGACCCTGGAGATCCTCAGGGAGTATCTGAGGTTGTGCCACTCTTTCAG AGCTCCAAGCCACGTCTGGACTGCTTGATAGAAGTGTACAAAAGTTGTCAAGAAATCctggagcagaggaagacagCTCCACAATCAAGTggaataaaatag